GTGCTCCCGGAAACGCCGGGATAAGCCGCCATGCCGAGTGTGTGGCTATCGGCGTCGGAGATTTTGATTCGCTTGCGCAGTTCGTCAAGAAAGAGTCGGTGGATCTTACGGTTGTCGGTCCCGAACAGCCTCTTTGCGAAGGAATAACAGATTTTTTTGAAAAAGAGGGTCTTTTGGTCTTTGGTCCCTCTAAAGCCGCGGCGGAGCTTGAAGGAAGCAAGAGTTTCTCAAAAAACCTGATGAAGAAATACGGAATTCCAACCGGAGAATATTCCGTGTTCACCGATATCGGACAGGCGATTGCCAAGGTAAGGGAAAGCGAGCCTCCTTTTGTGGTGAAGGCAGACGGTCTCGCGGCCGGCAAAGGCGTTATCATATGCGCTTCTCAAGTGGAGGGCGAGGATGCGCTTCGTTCAATGATGGAGCGTGCAGCGTTCGGCGAGGCAGGGACTAAGGTCGTGATAGAGGAATTTCTTGCGGGCGAGGAGGCTTCTTTTTTCGCCTTTACCGACGGGGAAACCGTACTTCCTCTGGAGCCTTCTCAAGACCATAAGCCAATTTTTGACGGAGACAAGGGGCCGAATACAGGAGGCATGGGGGCTTACACTCCTGCCCCCGTGGTTACCGACCAGCTTAGGCAGAGAATAATTGACGAAGTCATGGTTCCAACCGTCCAAGCGATGAAATCCGAGGGGAGAACTTACAGGGGAATTCTCTACGCTGGACTGATGATAAAGGACGATGACCTCAAGGTGCTTGAATTCAACTGCCGCTTCGGTGACCCCGAAGCCCAGCCTCTTCTTATGAGAATGGGATCGGACATCGTTCCTATTCTTTATTCAATAGCCCGTGGCGAGATGAAAGCGGATCCCATAGAATGGAAAGACGGCTTCTGTGTGTGCGTAGTCATGGCTTCAAGGGGCTATCCCGGAAGTTATGATAAGGGGGTTGAACTTAAAAAACTAAAGGATTTTAAAGACACTAGCGAGACAGTAATTTTTCATGCCGGAACTGCTTTTTCTGGAGATAAACTCGTTACAAGCGGCGGAAGGGTTCTCGGAGTCACTTCTTTCGGTAGTACTATAGAGGAATCCATACAGAGTGCTTATGAGACCGTCAATTTCGTTTCCGATGAAAATCTGGTTTACAGAACGGATATAGGAAAGAAAGCGCTTTTGCGCATTGCAAACCAGAAACTTAATCACAAAATACAGAAGATTTTAGATAAATGTAGCAAAGGAAAATATATTTTTCGCGGCGAAAAAGAGTGTTATGACAAAGTATCTTCAAACTTATACAGATATTATAGCGAATTGTATAAAACTAGAGGGCAGCCCCTTGATAATAATTTTCCTGTCTCAAAATTAGAAAAAGAGATTGTTGACAGAGCAAAAAGGCACATTCGTCTTGACGCTCCAAATATTGAGGTTCTGACACAATTACAACATCATGGTGGGAAAACCACCTTGATCGACTTTACTAAGAATATCTATGTTGCTTTGTTTTTTGCCTGTAATGGAAGTTTTGATAAAGACGGCAGGATAGTCTTACTCAGTACATCCGGAATACCAGAACAAACCGATATTGATTATGAAAAGGAGAATGAATACACGATAGTTCGTCCCACAAGTAAAAACCCGCGAGTTGTTTTCCAAAATAGCATATTTCTTCACGTCACTAAGGGGTTTATGGAAACAGGCAAATATGAAATCTTTAAAGTTGAAAAAGATTTAAAAAAAGAATTCCTAGATTATTTACGTCAATACTTTGGTATAGAAAGCGAAAGTATCTACAATGACATACAGGGCTTTATTGAGAATCAGGAGAATTACCCGGATGCGGAAGCAGAATTTTATCTAGGAGTAATGCGCCATGATGAAGATTTATTTGGTAAAGCCGTAACACATTACAACGAAGCCGTAAGATTAAAACCTCAATTCGCCGAAGCGTATTTCAACCGCGCAGTTGCAAAGGCTGATCTGAAAGAAGTAGAAGAAGCTATTAGGGATTATGACCAAGCTATAGAATTGAGGCCTGAATTTGTTAAGGCATATGTTAACAGAGGTAATATGAAGACTCAATTGGGTAAATTTGAGGAAGCTGTTGAAGATCTTGATCAAGCATTAAAACTAAGCTCCGAACATGTCGAAGCGTATACAAACCGCGGTTACACGAAAACCCTCTTGGGCAGGCTGGAAGAAGCTATTAAAGATTACAACCAAGCTATAGAATTAAAGCCTGATAACGAGACATATACTAATCGAGGTTCTGCAAAAGTTGCTTCGGGGTGCCCAGAAGAAGGTATAAAAGATTTCGACAAAGCTATAGAACTGAATCCCAAATCCGCCAGAGCATATTATAATCGAGGGCTTGCCAGACTTTCCATGGGTAATCCGGAAGAAGCCATAAGAGATTTTGACAAATCTATAGAATTAGATCCTAAACATATGGAAACATACATCAATCGAGGCTCCATGAAAGTCGTTTTGGGCAATTATGAGGAAGCTATAAAAGATTTTGACAAGGCTGTAGAGCTAAGTCCCCTACGCGCTGGAGGATATTTCAACCGAGGCAATGTTAAAGTCCGCTTGGGCAACTATGAGGAAGCTATAAAAGATTTTGACAAATCTATAGAATTAGAACCCTTATCTGCGGAAGCATATTACAGTCGAGGCAAGGTCAGAACTCACTTGGGCTATGAGAAAGAAGCTGGAAAAGATTTCGATAAAGCAAAAAAGTTAGATCCTGAGAAGTATTCATAATAATTTCGGTGAGTACGGTCTGAAACTGAATTCATTGGTTCACAAAACCGATTTCTAAACGATGGGCCAAAATAGTTAAGTCTTTCTTCACCAACGACCCCAAGCCTAAAAAATCTTTCGAGAAAACCGAAAAAGCAACCATTTTTCCGCAAAGCATTATAGCTTGACTAGCATCGTATATAGCCCCGAAAATTTTTTGTTGAAAACCTGTTTTCTTTCTGTAATATAGTCCTTCCCTCGATTTGGGATTTAGCGGTTTTTTCCGTTTTTTCATTTGACATCCGTCCGTTATAAAGCTTATAATAATCGGATTACCCAAATTTGGGAGAGGATGATTTTATGCCTACGATAAGCCAGTTGCTTAACAAGGGAAGAGAGACGGTTAAGAAGAAAAGCAAGGCCAGAGCTCTTCAGAGATGTCCCCAGCGAAGGGGGGTTTGCGTGAGGGTTTACACCACCACTCCAAAAAAGCCTAACTCCGCGCTTAGGAAGGTCGCTAGGATAAGGCTTACAAACGGCATAGAGGTCACAGGATACATACCCGGAGAAGGACACACGCTGCAGGAGCACTCCGTTGTGCTAGTCAGGGGGGGCAGGGTGAAAGATCTTCCCGGAGTTAGATACCACATAGTCAGGGGAACTCTTGACTCAACTGGAGTTGAAAACAGAAGAAACGGGAGATCCAAATACGGAGCCAAAAAGCCTAAGTAACAGGCGGGAAGCAGCAGATGCCGAGAAAAGGTAGGGTAGCAAGAAAAAAACTGGCTCCGGATTCCAGAACTGGAGATCCGATAGTCGCCAAGTTTATAAACAGCCTGATGTACGACGGCAAGAAGAGCAAGGCGGAAAAAATCTTCTACGATTCTCTTGACAAGATAAGCGAAAAAACCGGAAAGGACCCGCTTGAAGTGTTTCACGATGCTCTTGACAGGGTGAAGCCCTCGGTCGAGGTAAGGTCAAGACGCGTCGGCGGAGCTAACTATCAGGTTCCCATGGAAGTGAGTTCCTTCAGAAGGCAGTCCCTTGGGATCAGATGGCTCATAAATTCCTCCCGCTCAAGATCAGAAAAATCGATGGTAGACAAGCTTTCTTCGGAAATAATTGACGCCCATAACAACAGGGGCAATGCCGTGAAGAAGAAAGAGGATATTCACAGAATGGCCGAGGCCAACAGGGCCTTTGCCCACTACAGGTGGTAATTCCCCGGAGGATTAAGGTGTCAGAACAGATATTCCCCATAGACAGGGTGAGAAACATCGGAATTGTTGCTCACATAGACGCTGGCAAGACCACCACTACTGAAAGAATACTTTTCTATACTGGCATAACCTACAAAATCGGCGAGGTGCACGAAGGCGCGGCGACCATGGACTGGATGGAGCAGGAGCGCGAAAGGGGCATCACCATTACTTCCGCTACCACTACGTGTTTCTGGAAGGACTGCAGGATAAACATCATAGATACTCCCGGCCACGTTGATTTCACCATAGAGGTTGAAAGATCGCTCAAAGTGCTTGACGGGGCAGTGGTTGTGTTTGACTGCGTCGGAGGAGTCGAACCTCAGACCGAGACGGTTTGGGGACAGGCCGACCGGTATTCAGTTCCAAGAATGTGTTTTGTGAACAAGATGGACAGGGTCGGGGCGGATTTCTACAAGGTCGTGGACCAGATAGTTGAAAGGCTTAACGCCAATCCCGTGTGTCTTCAGATTCCCTGGTTTGACGGCGACGACTTCACCGGAATAGTTGACCTGATAAGGATGAAAATGGCGGTCTGGGACGGGGAAAGCCTTGGGGCCAAGTTTGAATTCATAGATATTCCCGAGGACACCAAGGAGCAGGCGGCCGAGTACAGGGAGAAACTTATAGAAGCCCTCTCGGATAACGACGAGGAGATAATGGAGCTTTATCTCGACGGGGAGGATGTCCCCGAAGAGATGATCCGGAAATCCATAAGACGACAGACAATCGACGCGACCATAGTCCCGGTTATGCTGGGATCGGCTTTTAAGAACAAGGGAGTGCAACTCCTGCTTGACGCCGTTGTGGAATACATGCCTGCTCCCGTGGATCTGCCACCGGTAAAAGGCATTCATCCCAAAACCGATGAGGAAGTCGAAAGAAACCCCGACAAAGAAGAGCCCTTCTCCGCGCTTGCGTTTAAGATCATGTCGGACCCGTTCGTCGGCCAGCTTACCTACCTCCGGGTTTATTCAGGCAAACTGAAATCAGGCACCATCGTCTACAATTCGTCCAATCTTAAGAATGAGAAAATCGGAAGACTTCTTCGCATGCACGCGGAAAAACGCGAGGATATAAAAGAGGTTGAGGCCGGCGGTATAGCGGCTGCGGTTGGGCTTAAGAACACTCTTACGGGCGATACCCTGTGCTCGGATTCAAATCCCGTCATACTTGAGAGTCTTCATATCTCGGACCCGGTAATTTCGATTGCAATAGAACCTAAGTCAAACGCCGACCAGGAGAGACTCGGTCTCTCGCTTAGCAAGCTTGCAATGGAGGATCCTTCCTTCAAGGTGAAAACCGATGAGGAGACCCGTCAGACGGTAATTTCCGGCATGGGGGAGCTTCACCTTGAGATAATCGTCGACAGGCTTAAAAGGGAATTCAAGGTAGATGCGAACGTAGGGAGGCCTCAGGTTGCTTACAGAGAGACGATAACCGACACTTCTCAAACCGAAGGGAAGTACATAAGACAGACCGGTGGGCGTGGTCAGTACGGCCACGTGAAGATAAGGGTGGAGCCTCTTGAGAGGGGTGAAGGATTTCAGTTCCACGATCAGATAAAGGGAGGGGTGATTCCCAAGGAGTTTATTCCCGCGGTGGAGAAAGGAATAGTCGAGGCCATGGATACTGGAGTTGTCTCCGGGTATCCGGTTGTCGACGTGGCGGTCACTCTTTACGACGGTTCTTTTCACGATGTCGATTCCTCGGAGATCGCTTTTAAGATCGCCGGTTCCATGGCATTTAAGGAGGCGATTCATAAATCTTCTCCGGTTGTGCTTGAGCCCGTAATGAAGCTTGAGGTGGTTGTTCCCGAAGCTCACATGGGAACTGTCATAGGTGATCTGAGTTCAAGGCGCGGAAGAGTAAGCAGTACGGAAATGAGAGGTGCTATGCAGGCGGTAAAGGCGGAAGTTCCGCTTGGCGAAATGTTCGGTTACGCGACCCACTTGAGGTCAATGACCGAAGGCAGGGGATTGTTCACTATGGAATTTTCCCATTATTTCGCCCTGCCCGCCAACATAGCCGAAGAGTTAAAACAGGCAGCCAATGTCAGCTGATATTTTTATGTTCTTTTTAACAAGGAGGTCAACGAGAGATGTCTAAGGCGAAGTTTGAGAGGGGGAAGCCGCATTTAAACATAGGTACGATAGGCCATGTGGATCATGGCAAGACTACTTTAACGGCGGCGATAACGAGCATACTGTCAAAGCGAGGGCAGGCGGAGTACGTGGAGTTTGACAACATAGACAAGGCGCCAGAGGAGAGGGAGAGGGGGATAACGATAAACATAGCGCACGTTGAGTATGAAACGGACATCAGGCACTACGCGCACGTGGACTGTCCCGGTCACGCTGACTACGTGAAGAACATGATAACGGGGGCTGCGCAGATGGACGGTGCTGTGTTGGTGGTGAGCGCGCCTGACGGGCCTATGCCTCAGACAAGGGAGCACATACTGTTAGCAAGGCAGGTAGGGGTGCCGTACATAGTGGTGGCGCTTAACAAGGTAGACATGCTTGATGACGAGGAGTTGCTTGAGCTTGTGGAGCTTGAGATAAGGGAGCTTCTAAGCGAGTACGGGTTTCCAGGGGATGACATACCAGTGGTTAAGGTAAGCGCGCTTAAGGCGATAGAGGGAGATGAGGGGGCGGCAGAGCAGGTAGTGGAGTTAATGAATCAGATAGACAGTTATGTTCCGGAGCCCGAGAGGGACATGGACAAGCCGTTTTTGATGGCGATAGAGGATGTGTTCACGATATCGGGGAGGGGCACGGTGGTAACTGGGAGAGTGGAGAGGGGTAGGATAGTAGCTGGGAACGAGATAGAGATAGTGGGGTTTAAAGATACGACGAAGACTGTGGCTACGAGTTTGGAGATGTTCCGCAAGATACTTGACGATGCGCAGGCTGGGGACAACGTGGGAGTGTTGCTGAGGGGTACGGGGAAGGATGAAGTGGAGAGGGGGCAGGTGTTGAGTGCTCCTGGGAGCATAAAGCCACACAGGAAGTTCAAGGCTGAGGTGTACGTATTGAAGAAGGAGGAGGGGGGAAGGCACACGCCGTTTTTCCCTGGGTACAGGCCTCAGTTTTATTTAAGGACAACGGACGTGACAGGGGCGGTGATATTGCCTGAGGGGGTGGAGATGGTGATGCCAGGGGACAATGTGGGCATGGAAGTGGAGTTGATAGCACCGGTGGCGATGGAGGAGCAGTTACGTTTTGCGATAAGAGAGGGTGGAAGAACAGTAGGGGCAGGCGTAGTAACGGAAATCATTGAGTGATGAGTAAGGCTTCGAAGATAAGAATAAAGCTTAAGTCTTTTGACTACAGGCTTCTTGATAATTCAACGGAAGAAATTGTCGATACCGCCAAGAGAACGGGTGCGAGAATAGCCGGCCCGGTTCCGCTTCCTACCAGTATAAACAGGTACTGCGTGCTGCGCGGTCCTCACGTGAACAAGAATTCAAGAGAGCATTTCGAAATAAGAACGCACAAAAGACTTGTAGACATACTTGAGCCTACACAGCAGACAATAGATGAACTTATGAAACTAAACCTTGCTTCGGGTGTGGAAGTGGAGATAAAACTAACGGGTTCGTAAAAAATGATTCAGGGAATTATAGGAACAAAAAAGGGAATGACCGAGTTTTTCAACGATGACATGGTCAAGGTCATTACTACGGTAGTTGAAGCGGGTCCGTGCTTCGTGGTTTCGAAAAAAACCAAGGACTCAGACGGCTACGACGCTGTTCAGCTCGGTTTTGGGGAAGTAAAACCCCAGCGGCTCACGCGTCCCATGAAGGGACATTTCACAAAAGCCGGAGTGAACCCTACTGCGAAGCTTAAAGAGTTTTCCGCCACGGTTGATGATTACGAGGTGGGGGACTTGGTAAAAGTTGACATTTTCAAGGTTGGAGATGTTCTAGACGTCACGGCTAAAAGCAAGGGAAAGGGATTCGCCGGGACCATAAAACGTTACAATTTCTCAAGGCAGCCAATGTCCCACGGCGGCATGGCCCACAGGAGACCCGGCTCCATAGGACAGGCATCATCTCCGGCCAAGGTGTGGAAAGGGTTGAAAATGCCGGGGCGAATGGGTGGAAAGAATGTAACAGTTCAGGGCGTCAGGGTGGTTGACATAGATGTTGAGAGAAATCTTCTTTTCGTAAAGGGGTCGGTTCCGGGCCCGGTGGGAGGAACGCTTTTTCTCCGGCACACGTCAAAGGGGGCGAAAGATGCTCCAAGTTGACGTATATGACATCGCCAGGAAAAAGGTGGGGACAATAGAACTTCGCTCCGAAATATTTGAAGCTCCAGTGAAAAAGCACTTGCTCCATGAAGTAGTCAATTGGCAGCTTGCCAAAAAAAGGGCCGGAACCTCGTCCACCAAGACAAGAGCTGAAGTCCGAGGCGGCGGAGCAAAGCCATGGAAGCAGAAACACACAGGACGCGCAAGGGCGGGATCCAGGCGTTCCCCGATCTGGCGCAAGGGTGGAGTAGTTTTTGGACCGAAACCGAAAGACTGGTCTTACTCGATTCCGAAAAAGGTGAGAAAAGGGGCACTTGTTTCCGCTCTCTCAAGCCGTTTCGGCGAAGGTGCCATAGTTGTGCTCGACAGTTTTGAGCTTCCGGAGATAAAGACTAGGCAGGTGGCGAAATTCATGAAGGATTTTGAATTTTCCCAAGCTCTTGTGATTGTCAGTTCGGATAACGAGAATCTCCACAAGTCGGCAAGGAACATACCTGACGTAAAGGTGCTCAGGGATGACGGGCTTAATGTATACGACCTTCTCAGGCACAAGAACATAGTCATGGTGCGGGATTCGGTTGAAAAAATCCAGGAGAGACTATCATGAAAGATCCCCGTTCGGTCATAAAACTTCCTGTGATTACCGAGAAAAGCACAGAAGCCAGGGAAGACGGCTGGTATGTTTTTTCCGTAGACAGAAGATGCAACAAAAAGGAGATACAGGATTCCGTCGAGAAGATTTTCGGCGTCAAGGTGGACAAGGTGAGAACCCTTGTGCTTCCTGGAAAAAGGGTGAAAAGATTCGGCAGGGTCGTAGGAAAGAGGTCAGCGGTTAAAAAGGCTTACGTTAAGCTCAGAGAGGGAGAAATCAACCTGTTTGAGGGAGTTTGATCATGGGAGTAAAAAAATACAATCCCACATCTCCGGGAAGAAGGTTCATGTCCGGGTTTGATTTTGAGGAGGTAACCTCAAAAAAGCCCCACAAATCCCTTACGGTTTCTCTTAAAAAGAACTCAGGACGCAACTCGAATGGAAGGATTACCAGCTTCAGGAAAGGCGGCGGTCACAAGAAACGCTACAGAATAATAGACTTCAAAAGAGACAAACACGGCATACCCGCCAGAGTTGTCTCGCTGGAGTATGATCCGTATCGCTCGGCTAGAATTGCTCTTCTGTCCTATGCTGACGGTGAAAAAAGATATATCATAGCCCCTGCCGGCCTTAAAGTGGGTGATGAACTAAATTCCGGACCCGGGGTGGAAGTTTCAAACGGAAATGCTCTTCCCATAGAGAATATTCCCGTGGGTACGGTTATTCACAACATAGAAATGAGGCCCGGAGGCGGAGGAAAGCTGGTTCGTTCCGCAGGTTCGGCAGCGCAGATTGTCGCAAAAGACGGTAACTATGCCCAGATAAAACTCGCTTCTGGGGAAATAAGGCTGATTCATCTTCGGTGCATGGCTACCGTGGGAAGGATCGGAAACGCCGAGAACGAGCTTATAGTCTGGGGGAAGGCGGGGAGGTCCCGTCACAAGGGCATAAGACCCACGGTTCGCGGGGTGGCGATGAATCCAGTTGATCATCCCCATGGCGGAGGAGAAGGCAAGGCGACCAAGGGAAACCCTCATCCTGTTTCTCCTTGGGGATGGATTACGATAGGAAAGAAGACGAGAAACAACAAGAGAATGGACAAATATATAGTTAAGCCGAGAAGGGTTGGCTACGGAATGGATTAATCGCGGGAGCTTCAGATGGCAAGATCAAGCAAAAAGGGACTGTATGTGCACGAAAAGCTTATGAAGAAAGTTGAGCAGGCACAGAGTTCCGGGAGTCAGAGAATCATCAGGACCTGGTCAAGAGCTTCGATGATAATACCCGAGATGATAGGAATGACTTTCGCGGTTCACAACGGAACGAGGTTTATTCCCGTGTTCGTGTCTGAACAGATGGTAGGACATAAACTGGGCGAGTTTTCTCCCACGAGGACTTACCATGGTCATGCGGGTGATAGAAAAGCTAGAAAAAGATAGTAACGACGAGAGATAGCAGATGGTTTCTAAAGCAGTACATAAATATGCCAGAGTGTCGCCGAAGAAGGCTAGGGTGGTTCTTGACCTCATAAGGGGAAAAAGCGTGGAGGAAGCTTCCTCGATTCTGCTTTCCGCTCGCAGGAGGGTCTCGCCGCTACTCTCTAAGCTGCTTAAATCGGCTGTGGCCAACGCCTCTGAGAAAGGATACAGCGACATCGACTCCCTTTACATAAAGGAAGTCTACGCAACCCAGGGTCCGACACTTAAGCGTTTTAGGGCCAGGGCGATGGGAAGGGCTTTTGCCCGTAAAACCAGGATGAGTCATATAACGATAGTACTTGAACAGAGGGGATTCTGAATTGGGACAGAAAATTAATCCTATAGGACTTCGTATTGGAATAACCAAGTCATGGGATTCCAAGTGGTTTGCCGAGAAACAGATGTACAGGACTCTGCTCAAAGAGGATATAGACATCCGTAACTATGTGAAGAAGACCTTTTATCAGGCGGCCATATCGAACATTGAGATTGAAAGGGCCGCGGCGGACAAGGTCAGGATTCTAGTGTATGCGGCAAGGCCCGGGATCATCATAGGAAGAAAGGGTCAGGAGATAGAGCAACTCAAGAAAAAGCTCCAGCAGATGACCGGAAAAGGCATATTTCTTGACATAAGGGAAGTAAAGAGACCCGAAACCGATGCCCAGCTTGTTGCTGAGAACCTTGCCCTTCAGCTTGAAAGAAGGGTTGCATACAGAAGGGCCATGAAAAGGGTGCTTTCATCCTCTATCCGAGCCGGGGTTCTAGGAATAAAAGTCATGGTTGCCGGGCGTCTCGGCGGAGCCGAAATAGCGAGAAGGGAATGGTACAGGGAGGGAAGAGTGCCCCTCGGTACGCTCCGTGCGGATCTTGACTACGGGGTTGCCGAAGCGTCAACCACCTACGGAGTGATAGGCGTAAAGGTCTGGATATTCAAAGGCGAGATAATACAGAAAAAGACTAAAGAGAGAGCAGGTGAAATTCCTGAGAGTGTAGATACCGATGCTTCAGCCTAAGAAGACAAAGTACAGAAAACAGTTCAAGGGAAGAAACCGAGGAGCGGCGACCCGGGGAACGACGTTCGCCTTCGGCGACCTTGCGCTTCAGACGTTGGAAAACGGGACGATTACCTCAAGGCAGATAGAAGCCGCCCGTATTGCGATCACAAGACACGTGAAAAGGGGAGCAAATCTCTGGATAAGGATATTCCCCTATAAACCTGTTACCAAGAAGCCTGCAGAGACCAGAATGGGAAAGGGAAAGGGGGATGTGGACAAGTACGTGGCGCCAGTAAAAAGAGGACAGTTTCTTTACGAAATATCGGGAGTAAGCGAAGAACTTGCACGCTCAGCCTTAAGGCTTGCTTCCTATAAGCTTCCTCTTAGAACCAGGATAGTGTCCAGAAGCGAGGAGGAATTTATCTGATGGCAACGAACGCGGAAGAACTAAGAAACCTCACGCCCGAGGAACTGAACAAGCGCCATCGTGATGCGAATGAAGAGCTTTTCAATGTCAGAATACAGGTCGCCACTGGACAGAACCCCAACAATGCGAGGGTAAAGCAGCTGAGAAGGGAGATTGCGAGGATACTTACCATAAAAAAACAGCGGGATACGGCTTCGGGGAGTTAATTCTATGGAAAGAGGAAAGTTAAAGACCAGAACGGGAATTGTGGTAGGTAACAAGATGGACAAGACCGCGGTCGTGGAAGTACAGCGGATCAAAAGTCACGGTCGATATAAAAAGCAGATAAGAACCAGCAAGCGATTTAAGGTCCATGATGAGCGCAACGAGTGCAACATAGGAGACAAGGTCACAATAATAGAGTCAAGGCCCCACAGCAAAACCAAGAGGTGGAGGCTGGGCAAAGTGGTCAGTCAGGCCGCAAGCGCGTAGGACGTGGTTTTTGATTCTTCGGACTACGGGAGAAAAAAATGATTCAGTCAAGCACATATCTGGACTCGGCGGATAACACAGGGGCCAAAAGGCTTTTCTGCATAAAGGTCCTGGGAGGTTCCGGAAGAAAGTACGCGCGGCTTGGAGATGTTGTTGTGGTTTCGGTCAAGCAGGCAATTCCGAAGTCCAAGGTGGAGAAAGGTTCTGTGTACAAAGCCGTGATAGTAAGGGTGAGGAAGGAACAGAGAAGACCGGATGGTACGTATGTGCGCTTTGATAACAATGCCGCCGTTATAATAGACAAGGAAAACGAACCGATAGGTACGAGGGTTTTCGGACCGATCGCACGTGAACTGAGGCTCAAGGGTTTTATGAAAATTATCTCGCTTGCTCCGGAGGTCGTTTGAACATGTCATCTGGAAAGAGAAAGTTTCACATAAGGGCCGGGGATACGGTTTACGTGGTTGCGGGCAAGGAGAAAGGGAAGACCGGCAAGGTGCTGAGAATTGACAGAAACGTCGAAAAGGCCTTTGTCGAGAAGCTCAATATCATAAAGAGACACAACCGTCCGACGCAGAAAAACCCCGCTGGCGGAATCATCGAGAAAGAGGCCGGAATCCATATCTCGAATCTGATGCTGTACGATTCTGAGAGCAGTCGGCCGGTAAAGATTGGGTATAGAACCGGCGAGGACGGTAAGAAGGTAAGGTACAACAGAAGGACTGGAAAGGAAATCTGAGAAAATGGTTCCGAGAATAAAGACCCTATATAAGAGCGAGGTCGTACCTGCACTGATTGAAAAGTTTTCCTACGGAAACACTATGCAGGTTCCGAGGCTTGAGAAAATAGTAGTGAACATGGGGCTTGGGAGACTTAGTGAAGCCGGGAGACAGACAAAGGTAATAGATGAAGCCGTCTCGGAACTTGCGGATATAACAGGACAAAGGCCGGTGATTACCAAGGCGCGGAAGTCAGTTGCGGGTTTCAAGCTCAGAGAAGGCCAGCCGATAGGCTGCATGGTTACGCTCCGGGGAGAGAGAATGTATGAGTTTTTCGACCGTTTGGTGAACCTCGCCCTTCCAAGAGTCAGGGATTTTAAAGGACTGTCGCCACGGGCTTTTGACGGTTCCGGCAACTATACTCTGGGAATAAGGGAGCACTTGGTTTTTCCTGAAATAGATTACAGCAAGGTTCAGTACAACAAGGGAATGAATATTAGTCTGATTACCACTTCGAAAACCGATGCCGAGGCCATGGAACTTCTTGCCGGTCTCGGAGTGCCGTTTGCGAATAATTAGAAGAGAGGAATTATGGCCAGAAAAGCATTACTTGAGAAATCGAAGAGAGAGCCGAAGTTTCGCGTGCGTGCGGTTAACCGTTGCGTACTTTGCGGGAGACCGAGAGGT
The nucleotide sequence above comes from Candidatus Dadabacteria bacterium. Encoded proteins:
- the fusA gene encoding elongation factor G — translated: MSEQIFPIDRVRNIGIVAHIDAGKTTTTERILFYTGITYKIGEVHEGAATMDWMEQERERGITITSATTTCFWKDCRINIIDTPGHVDFTIEVERSLKVLDGAVVVFDCVGGVEPQTETVWGQADRYSVPRMCFVNKMDRVGADFYKVVDQIVERLNANPVCLQIPWFDGDDFTGIVDLIRMKMAVWDGESLGAKFEFIDIPEDTKEQAAEYREKLIEALSDNDEEIMELYLDGEDVPEEMIRKSIRRQTIDATIVPVMLGSAFKNKGVQLLLDAVVEYMPAPVDLPPVKGIHPKTDEEVERNPDKEEPFSALAFKIMSDPFVGQLTYLRVYSGKLKSGTIVYNSSNLKNEKIGRLLRMHAEKREDIKEVEAGGIAAAVGLKNTLTGDTLCSDSNPVILESLHISDPVISIAIEPKSNADQERLGLSLSKLAMEDPSFKVKTDEETRQTVISGMGELHLEIIVDRLKREFKVDANVGRPQVAYRETITDTSQTEGKYIRQTGGRGQYGHVKIRVEPLERGEGFQFHDQIKGGVIPKEFIPAVEKGIVEAMDTGVVSGYPVVDVAVTLYDGSFHDVDSSEIAFKIAGSMAFKEAIHKSSPVVLEPVMKLEVVVPEAHMGTVIGDLSSRRGRVSSTEMRGAMQAVKAEVPLGEMFGYATHLRSMTEGRGLFTMEFSHYFALPANIAEELKQAANVS
- the rpsG gene encoding 30S ribosomal protein S7 — encoded protein: MPRKGRVARKKLAPDSRTGDPIVAKFINSLMYDGKKSKAEKIFYDSLDKISEKTGKDPLEVFHDALDRVKPSVEVRSRRVGGANYQVPMEVSSFRRQSLGIRWLINSSRSRSEKSMVDKLSSEIIDAHNNRGNAVKKKEDIHRMAEANRAFAHYRW
- a CDS encoding 30S ribosomal protein S12, producing MPTISQLLNKGRETVKKKSKARALQRCPQRRGVCVRVYTTTPKKPNSALRKVARIRLTNGIEVTGYIPGEGHTLQEHSVVLVRGGRVKDLPGVRYHIVRGTLDSTGVENRRNGRSKYGAKKPK
- the purD gene encoding phosphoribosylamine--glycine ligase; its protein translation is MKVLVVGGGGREHALCWKISQSPLVEKTYCAPGNAGISRHAECVAIGVGDFDSLAQFVKKESVDLTVVGPEQPLCEGITDFFEKEGLLVFGPSKAAAELEGSKSFSKNLMKKYGIPTGEYSVFTDIGQAIAKVRESEPPFVVKADGLAAGKGVIICASQVEGEDALRSMMERAAFGEAGTKVVIEEFLAGEEASFFAFTDGETVLPLEPSQDHKPIFDGDKGPNTGGMGAYTPAPVVTDQLRQRIIDEVMVPTVQAMKSEGRTYRGILYAGLMIKDDDLKVLEFNCRFGDPEAQPLLMRMGSDIVPILYSIARGEMKADPIEWKDGFCVCVVMASRGYPGSYDKGVELKKLKDFKDTSETVIFHAGTAFSGDKLVTSGGRVLGVTSFGSTIEESIQSAYETVNFVSDENLVYRTDIGKKALLRIANQKLNHKIQKILDKCSKGKYIFRGEKECYDKVSSNLYRYYSELYKTRGQPLDNNFPVSKLEKEIVDRAKRHIRLDAPNIEVLTQLQHHGGKTTLIDFTKNIYVALFFACNGSFDKDGRIVLLSTSGIPEQTDIDYEKENEYTIVRPTSKNPRVVFQNSIFLHVTKGFMETGKYEIFKVEKDLKKEFLDYLRQYFGIESESIYNDIQGFIENQENYPDAEAEFYLGVMRHDEDLFGKAVTHYNEAVRLKPQFAEAYFNRAVAKADLKEVEEAIRDYDQAIELRPEFVKAYVNRGNMKTQLGKFEEAVEDLDQALKLSSEHVEAYTNRGYTKTLLGRLEEAIKDYNQAIELKPDNETYTNRGSAKVASGCPEEGIKDFDKAIELNPKSARAYYNRGLARLSMGNPEEAIRDFDKSIELDPKHMETYINRGSMKVVLGNYEEAIKDFDKAVELSPLRAGGYFNRGNVKVRLGNYEEAIKDFDKSIELEPLSAEAYYSRGKVRTHLGYEKEAGKDFDKAKKLDPEKYS